In a genomic window of Deltaproteobacteria bacterium:
- a CDS encoding sulfotransferase family protein has protein sequence MTRRNEPITIVSGLPRSGTSLMMQMLHRGGLPVLSDGERTADDDNPRGYFELEAVKATARDASWVAEAEGKVVKVISELLPHLPADRTYRVIFMRRRLDEVLASQRRMLQRRGEPLGDDDAMRSLFARHVERAERFLRDADHMTALYVSYNRLVADPAAQAARVAAFLGGIVDPAAMAAAVDPSLYRNRTQ, from the coding sequence ATGACTCGACGAAACGAACCGATCACGATCGTCTCCGGCCTGCCGCGGTCGGGCACGTCTCTCATGATGCAGATGCTCCACCGCGGCGGCCTTCCGGTGCTGTCCGACGGCGAGCGCACGGCCGACGACGACAACCCGCGCGGCTACTTTGAACTCGAGGCGGTCAAGGCGACCGCGCGCGACGCGTCGTGGGTCGCGGAAGCCGAGGGCAAGGTGGTGAAGGTCATCTCCGAGTTGCTCCCGCACCTGCCCGCCGACCGCACCTACCGCGTGATCTTCATGCGGCGCCGCCTCGACGAGGTGCTCGCGTCGCAGCGGCGCATGTTGCAGCGGCGCGGCGAGCCGCTCGGCGACGACGACGCGATGCGCAGCCTGTTCGCGCGCCACGTCGAGCGCGCGGAACGGTTCTTGCGCGACGCCGACCACATGACCGCGCTGTACGTGAGCTACAACCGGCTCGTCGCCGACCCGGCCGCGCAGGCCGCACGCGTCGCGGCATTTCTCGGCGGCATCGTCGACCCCGCCGCGATGGCCGCCGCGGTCGACCCGAGCCTGTACCGCAATCGCACGCAGTAG